From one Coffea eugenioides isolate CCC68of chromosome 11, Ceug_1.0, whole genome shotgun sequence genomic stretch:
- the LOC113754131 gene encoding uncharacterized protein LOC113754131, with the protein MIEPAKRLVPERPVQLKLPTSQIEPSSRSDIEEQKLPPTTDLQPDDGDDPRDRVPVDNNNMTNLPLLSTVIGHLIRLWKRVKSIQPELPPAQRERSAGFDIEGQQYLPTADRRPDDGDDPRDRVPVDNNNMTNLPLLSTVIGHLIRLWKRVKSIQPELPPAQRERSAGFDIEGQQYLPTADRRPDDGDDPRDRVPVDNNNMTNLQSLPAVIGPCFTAISIGIALQYFQTLAPVPATFPLSCMAILLMFCAYWASIILQRHYPKASSFMGQVSILFAIIPVVLVFPVEYRAKLIFIAVFIFGGLVIKVLPLETGHRRALNIHPQP; encoded by the exons ATGATCGAGCCGGCCAAGCGGCTGGTCCCGGAAAGGCCGGTCCAACTAAAGTTGCCCACCTCCCAAATCGAGCCTAGTTCAAGATCTGATATAGAGGAGCAGAAGCTCCCGCCTACAACCGATTTGCAACCTGATGATGGTGATGATCCTCGTGATCGAGTCCCCGTTGATAACAATAACATGACGAACTTGCCGTTGCTGTCGACAGTCATTGGACACCTTATCCGCCTGTGGAAGAGGGTCAAGTCAATTCAACCTGAGTTGCCCCCCGCCCAACGAGAGCGTAGTGCAGGATTTGATATAGAAGGGCAGCAGTACCTGCCTACTGCCGATCGGCGACCTGATGATGGTGATGATCCTCGTGATCGAGTCCCCGTTGATAACAATAACATGACGAACTTGCCGTTGCTGTCGACAGTCATTGGACACCTTATCCGCCTGTGGAAGAGGGTCAAGTCAATTCAACCTGAGTTGCCCCCCGCCCAACGAGAGCGTAGTGCAGGATTTGATATAGAAGGGCAGCAGTACCTGCCTACTGCCGATCGGCGACCTGATGATGGTGATGATCCTCGTGATCGAGTCCCCGTTGATAACAATAACATGACGAACTTGCAGTCGCTGCCGGCGGTGATTGGACCTTGTTTTACCGCCATTAGCATTGGCATAGCCTTGCAATATTTTCAAACGCTTGCACCCGTACCTGCAACCTTCCCGTTGTCATGCATGGCTATCCTACTGATGTTTTGTGCTTATTGGGCATCTATTATCCTACAACGCCATTACCCCAAGGCATCTAGTTTCATGGGCCAAGTCTCAATTCTCTTCGCCATTATTCCGGTTGTGTTAGTCTTCCCTGTTGAATACCGAGCCAAGCTGATATTTATCGCGGTCTTCATCTTTGGAGGGCTCGTCATAAAAGTCCTTCCGCTCGAGACTg GTCATAGGCGTGCTTTGAACATCCATCCACAGCCATGA